From a region of the Streptacidiphilus albus JL83 genome:
- the paaD gene encoding 1,2-phenylacetyl-CoA epoxidase subunit PaaD produces the protein MTEPTPLPLSLALPLSQVRARVGALPDPELPVLTLDDLGIVRAVERAADGRLEVLITPTRLGCPALTVIESEILAVLEVSGHPGGRVRQVLRPAWSSDWISEEGRSRLVEHGIAPPGPADAPPTLRLGTGVPCPHCGSSATRPQSPFGATRCQSVLVCTACRETFAQLKAV, from the coding sequence GTGACCGAGCCCACGCCACTGCCACTGTCGCTAGCACTGCCGCTGTCGCAGGTCCGGGCGCGGGTCGGTGCTCTGCCCGACCCCGAACTGCCCGTGCTCACCCTGGACGACCTGGGCATCGTGCGAGCCGTGGAGCGCGCCGCCGACGGCCGGTTGGAGGTGCTGATCACGCCCACCCGCCTCGGCTGCCCCGCGCTGACGGTGATCGAGTCCGAGATCCTGGCGGTGCTGGAGGTGTCCGGCCACCCCGGCGGACGGGTGCGGCAGGTGCTCCGGCCGGCCTGGAGCAGCGACTGGATCAGTGAGGAGGGCCGCAGCCGACTCGTCGAGCACGGCATCGCGCCCCCCGGTCCGGCCGACGCGCCGCCGACCCTGCGGCTGGGCACCGGTGTGCCCTGCCCGCACTGCGGCTCCTCGGCCACCAGGCCGCAGAGTCCGTTCGGGGCGACCCGCTGCCAGTCCGTCCTGGTCTGCACCGCCTGCCGGGAGACCTTCGCCCAGTTGAAGGCGGTGTGA
- the paaC gene encoding 1,2-phenylacetyl-CoA epoxidase subunit PaaC: MTADRNPTANPTATVAPTRDPDLAGYALALGDDALVLSQRLCGWVTRAPTIEEDLALANIALDLLGHARTLLTRSGQLDGTGRSEDDLAYGRSVRAFRNCLLVELPNGDFGQTVARQLLWAHYSTLLHRALAETSDEVLAGLGAHAALESEYHRMHADQWTVRLGRGTAESRRRMQAGLDLVWPYAAELFETDDRVRRLDAAGSAVAPERLRSDWALGVAEVLDRARLTPPGPDRPATGGRSGRHTEALEPLLAEFRSVRLQYPGGNW; encoded by the coding sequence ATGACGGCTGACCGCAACCCGACCGCGAACCCGACCGCGACCGTGGCACCGACCCGCGACCCGGACCTGGCCGGGTACGCGCTGGCGCTCGGCGACGACGCCCTCGTCCTCAGCCAGCGGCTCTGCGGCTGGGTGACCCGGGCGCCCACCATCGAGGAGGACCTCGCGCTCGCCAACATCGCCCTCGACCTGCTCGGCCACGCCCGCACCCTGCTCACCCGGAGCGGGCAGTTGGACGGCACCGGGCGCAGCGAGGACGACCTCGCCTACGGGCGGAGCGTCCGTGCCTTCCGCAACTGCCTGCTGGTGGAGCTGCCGAACGGGGACTTCGGGCAGACCGTCGCCCGGCAGCTGCTCTGGGCGCACTACAGCACCCTGCTCCACCGTGCCCTGGCGGAGACCTCCGACGAGGTGCTGGCCGGACTCGGCGCGCACGCGGCCCTGGAGTCCGAGTACCACCGGATGCACGCCGACCAGTGGACGGTGCGGCTGGGCCGGGGCACCGCCGAGAGCCGCCGCCGGATGCAGGCCGGGCTCGACCTGGTCTGGCCCTACGCGGCGGAACTGTTCGAGACCGACGACCGGGTCCGGCGGCTGGACGCGGCGGGTTCGGCGGTCGCGCCCGAACGGCTGCGCTCGGACTGGGCGCTGGGGGTGGCCGAGGTGCTGGACCGGGCCCGGCTGACCCCGCCCGGCCCCGACCGGCCCGCCACCGGCGGCCGTTCGGGACGGCACACCGAGGCGCTGGAGCCGCTGCTGGCCGAGTTCCGATCGGTACGGCTGCAGTATCCCGGGGGCAACTGGTGA
- the paaB gene encoding 1,2-phenylacetyl-CoA epoxidase subunit PaaB: protein MSSSPPVRRPTPWEVFVRPRRGLAHQHVGSVHGADAAMALANARDLYTRRGDPASLWVVRSDAVHATSPSEKDPFFSNAAGKPYRYPEHYVALNADGRAEGHADADGGGDVPAPGEGSHDG, encoded by the coding sequence GGTCCGGCGGCCGACCCCCTGGGAGGTCTTCGTCCGGCCGCGCCGGGGCCTGGCCCATCAGCACGTGGGCTCCGTGCACGGCGCGGACGCCGCGATGGCGCTGGCCAACGCCCGTGACCTGTACACCCGGCGCGGCGACCCGGCCTCGCTCTGGGTGGTGCGCAGCGACGCCGTCCACGCCACCTCGCCGAGCGAGAAGGACCCCTTCTTCAGCAACGCGGCCGGCAAGCCCTACCGCTACCCGGAGCACTATGTGGCACTCAACGCCGACGGGCGCGCGGAAGGGCACGCGGACGCGGACGGCGGCGGCGATGTCCCGGCCCCGGGGGAGGGCAGCCATGACGGCTGA